A genomic stretch from Silurus meridionalis isolate SWU-2019-XX chromosome 1, ASM1480568v1, whole genome shotgun sequence includes:
- the stk24b gene encoding serine/threonine-protein kinase 24: protein MAQSPVQGSLPGIQSLKADPEQLFTKLERIGKGSFGEVFKGIDNRTQKVVAIKIIDLEEAEDDIEDIQQEITVLSQCDSPFITRYYGSYLKGSKLWIIMEYLGGGSALDLLEPGVLDEVQIATILREILKGLEYLHSEKKIHRDIKAANVLLSEQGEVKLADFGVAGQLTDTQIKRNTFVGTPFWMAPEVIKQSAYDSKADIWSLGITAIELAKGEPPHSDLHPMKVLFLIPKNNPPTLEGNYSKPLKEFVEACLNKEPSFRPTAKELLKHKLIVRHAKKTSYLTELIDRYKQWKTEQSRRDSGDSDDSDSEADGQASGGNDFGSDEWIFTIREKDPKKLQNGANVDEQDASQRPPSQIFTSVITPVLTELKQRGGNPTMKPDVLDELGEAMLLAEETYPGISDAMVTQLIQRLQRFSRARTSSSPQ from the exons ATGGCCCAGTCACCGGTGCAGGGCAGTTTACCTGGGATTCAG AGTTTAAAAGCCGACCCCGAGCAGCTGTTCACCAAGCTGGAGCGCATCGGTAAGGGCTCGTTCGGCGAGGTCTTCAAAGGCATCGACAATCGCACGCAGAAGGTCGTTGCCATTAAGATCATCGACTTGGAGGAGGCCGAGGATGACATCGAGGACATCCAGCAGGAGATCACCGTCCTGAGCCAGTGTGACAGCCCCTTCATCACCAGGTACTACGGCTCCTACCTCAAA GGCTCCAAGCTGTGGATCATTATGGAGTATCTGGGCGGAGGATCAGCGCTGGATTTG TTGGAGCCTGGTGTTCTGGATGAGGTGCAGATCGCCACTATCCTGCGGGAGATCCTGAAGGGCCTGGAGTATCTGCACTCTGAGAAGAAAATCCACAGAGATATTAAAG cGGCCAATGTGTTGCTGTCTGAACAGGGTGAGGTGAAACTGGCGGACTTTGGCGTAGCAGGTCAGCTAACAGACACGCAGATCAAACGCAACACATTCGTCGGGACGCCTTTCTGGATGGCGCCGGAGGTCATTAAACAATCTGCTTATGACTCAAAG GCTGATATCTGGTCTCTGGGGATCACAGCGATCGAGTTGGCGAAAGGCGAGCCGCCTCACTCGGACCTGCACCCCATGAAGGTCCTCTTCCTTATCCCAAAGAACAACCCGCCCACACTGGAGGGCAACTACAGCAAACCTCTCAAGGAGTTTGTGGAGGCGTGTTTGAACAAGGAGCCCAGTTTT AGACCTACAGCCAAAGAGCTCCTGAAGCACAAACTGATCGTGCGTCACGCCAAGAAAACGTCCTACCTGACCGAGCTGATCGACCGATACAAGCAGTGGAAGACGGAGCAGAGCAGACGAGACTCCGGCGACTCAGACGACTCTGACTC agAAGCGGATGGACAGGCGTCCGGCGGAAACGACTTCGGCAGCGACGAGTGGATCTTCACGATTCGGGAAAAAGACCCcaaaaagctacaaaatggaGCCAATGTGGACGAGCAG GATGCGTCTCAGAGGCCGCCGTCGCAGATCTTTACCTCAGTCATCACACCGGTATTGACAGAG ctGAAACAGCGAGGTGGTAACCCCACGATGAAGCCCGACGTGTTAGACGAGCTGGGAGAAGCCATGCTACTCGCTGAAGAGACGTATCCCGGGATCTCTGACGCCATGGTGACGCAGCTCATACAAAGACTACAGCG GTTCTCCAGAGCCAGAACGTCTTCATCTCCTCAGTGA